Proteins from a genomic interval of Colletes latitarsis isolate SP2378_abdomen chromosome 3, iyColLati1, whole genome shotgun sequence:
- the Peng gene encoding pumilio and CPL domain-containing protein penguin codes for MVKRKLNADTQLKVRENKKSINNDVNNDITNNDIKDTTNNKSRIKKQKRGIYEKPVKNVSKENQPLHKCVTNYAMNKSKTMNEIFRQKPNWLEIKKQKKELKDKYKAKKLSNIYDISITVKHIGEKLRRSDCTKLERKKLILQAHDLLQTYYNKVILMHDMSRIIQWIFKYSDSEIRIIIFNELKSLLLTMILSKYAKNCVKIMLKYGSQKIRHEIISTCYGNIVKFMSHSVSAPLLEVMYAQWTTHTEKIYFKQEFYGDIYKQAKDKEVKTLSDVYKNTENMKSATLSAVKGNLMRILNKKLVNFTLVQYVLLEFLNDCSVEDRTEMIVMLRDSIVKLSQTKPGSKNAVTCIWHGTNKDRKIIMKSLKDHVKSICMSEHGYLILLALFDSVDDTVLVKKIILSEIQKDVTDIALNEYGKHVILYLIARRNSFYFPPSIVKYLQQGDNNETSKKPANIREKELLDSISDSLLETITLNIATWMSNSSIAMVTLAILKVGTGEKLKQAFQSIATFITDPEIRITENGVKRKTVEHAGLHMMLKKVIQNDKILLTKGETTFGDVLINHLKTNVIKEWIEYNRGCFLLILLLENETKSTTDTLLSKLKRMISILKSKSNSGASILLTKLS; via the coding sequence ATGGTGAAACGAAAATTAAATGCTGATACTCAATTGAAAGTACGGGAAAATAAGAAATCTATAAATAATGATGTCAATAATGATATTACGAATAATGACATTAAAGATACTACAAACAATAAATCTCGGATCAAGAAACAAAAAAGGGGAATATACGAAAAACCTGTAAAAAATGTTAGCAAAGAGAACCAACCATTGCATAAATGTGTTACAAATTATGCAATGAACAAATCTAAAACTATGAATGAAATCTTTAGACAAAAACCTAATTGGCTTGAAATTAAGAAACAGAAAAAGGAATTGAAAGACAAATATAAAGCAAAAAAATTAAGTAATATTTATGATATATCAATCACAGTAAAACATATTGGTGAAAAATTACGCAGATCTGATTGTACAAAACTAGaacgaaaaaaattaattttacaagcACATGATTTATTACAGACTTATTATAATAAAGTAATACTTATGCATGATATGTCTCGTATTATTCAGTGGATATTTAAATACAGTGATTCAGAAATTCGaataatcatttttaatgaattaaaGTCTTTGCTTTTAACTATGATTCTATCAAAATATGCAAAGAATTGTGTGAAAATCATGTTAAAATATGGATCTCAAAAAATCAGACATGAAATAATTTCTACTTGTTATGGTAACATTGTGAAATTTATGAGCCACTCTGTATCTGCACCATTATTAGAAGTTATGTATGCACAGTGGACAACACATACTGAGAAGATTTACTTTAAACAGGAATTTTATGGTGATATATATAAACAAGCTAAGGATAAAGAAGTTAAAACTTTGTCTGATGTGTATAAAAATACAGAGAACATGAAATCAGCAACATTATCAGCTGTAAAAGGAAATCTAATGAGAATACTGAATAAAAAACTTGTGAACTTCACACTTGTACAATATGTTCTTTTAGAGTTTTTAAATGATTGTTCTGTTGAAGATAGGACAGAAATGATAGTTATGTTAAGAGATTCCATAGTAAAATTATCtcagactaaacctggttcaaaAAATGCTGTAACATGTATATGGCATGGTACAAACAAAgatagaaaaattataatgaaatCTCTTAAGGATCATGTAAAATCTATCTGTATGTCCGAACATggatatttaatattattagctTTATTTGATTCTGTAGATGATACTGTCCTCGTAAAGAAAATTATCCTTTCAGAAATTCAGAAAGATGTGACAGATATAGCATTAAATGAATATGGAAAACATGTAATTCTATATTTAATAGCTAGAAGAAATTCCTTTTACTTTCCTCCTAGTATAGTTAAATACTTACAACAAGGAGACAACAATGAAACAAGTAAAAAGCCTGCTAACATTAGAGAGAAAGAACTTCTTGATTCAATTTCTGATTCGCTTCTTGAGACTATAACACTAAATATAGCAACTTGGATGTCAAACAGTTCTATTGCAATGGTAACTTTAGCAATATTGAAAGTAGGCACTGGAGAAAAGCTGAAACAAGCTTTTCAATCCATTGCTACATTTATCACAGACCCGGAAATAAGGATTACAGAAAACGGTGTTAAACGCAAAACTGTTGAACATGCAGGTTTACACATGATGCTAAAAAAAGTTATACAGAATGATAAGATATTACTGACAAAAGGCGAAACTACTTTTGGAGATGTATTAATTAATCATTTGAAGACAAATGTCATAAAAGAATGGATAGAATATAACAGAGGatgttttttattaatattgttaTTAGAAAATGAAACAAAGTCAACTACAGATACTCTTCTTTCTAAACTGAAACgaatgataagtattttaaaatcCAAGTCGAATTCAGGAGCTTCAATATTACTTACAAAATTAAGTTAA
- the LOC143340530 gene encoding proteasome adapter and scaffold protein ECM29: MAASTKELILLELVFLRLGSAETDEQLQKSVCKFLPPILLKLSSSQEVVRKRIMELLIHINRRVKSRPQVQLPVEALLLQYQDPAASSFVINFTIIYIKLGYPRMEMHEQVKLVPSVLNAIEGKPMSHQDSLMLIIMPVLGHFNVPMNPIKQTSLLGLQDKPYVAKQLLKFMLDVLLLPYEYVGQMSNQQPGQPIDWSQFPVPPGLSEYAFKRVIGENPPTVEQLEQIKLGIVKFLAAGFFPDSDILIHVIVADADTRFRVAIAGELTLKMIVNTLDWSSMQLAVPLYTLFLGTDALATQKEVKPEVKRQPASIRIRLKLMHHLCHVTKDGFIIPPCIQVVFDSLYGKNTNTKLKSMALQFAANIVQQCSLAPLARVGGVMLDGMIKLISEGADFRHIIMACTVVKLLVQRIPSLINKASDLLRKSFDTLVSMEGDFQREMRDALISVTSAFVLNKDDEANIALVNDLLATYVESPEFNVRYMAMHYAANIFPSEDAPSRYLLLLACGDDKDEIRTEAMNALYSVMHTNESGKQDGNQILLPDFQKLVIYIYSKMQARMPTSNSGKVNVESKVLPYSVTILTQMITYLRLCLAKSANVTVYNESLQYSDESTPLIARYLENLYKDQPETLNNYLDMILILNHASADQSSLQALLEVIDSVPQYVTKIYEKELSWLHTLIVSTKSNVRELAAKIYSVMTAQLSINDFETQISEIMNIMNKKNLEAQHGALLTLTYMMERRIIFSKTDTNNAVFNLDIYVNVVKMIYTYLRDGTILLMDAAIQSIGILGKTCSLPLPNEGEDEPNKKAIVEILFSLSNNVKLNSKIKEKAILSLGYLCIGEDFPHTTEIVNKIISMVKETKDIEMHLVMGEALVCCVQGQASPEHEVHYSNASTELLIRTLDELLRIHKDPHPNLRQAVCVWLLALLKHNIRRECIKERFSLLHSAFMNFLSDDSDIVQDIAAKGLSLIHINSTKEEKEFLISSILEQFTKGHKAVQQVTPDTKLFEEGQLGKSPTNGNLSTYKEICSLATELQKPDLIYYFMHIANHNAVWTSKKGAAFGFAEIAKVANDELNKYLPSIIPCLYRYQFDPTPKIQQSMSSIWRSIVPSTSKAIEQYHKEILNDITNNLLNHEWRVRISCCNALADLLRVNVCFDLAECAPELWKKLFRVMDDIHEGTRLAATNTTEMLSKVCIRYSDASYGKEGEKLIQAILPVLLDIGIIHVLSTVRSVSLQTVSQLVSSAGSLLKRSLVILIPALLTTTGESENPKALYLCNFYAAKSGTRDAIDDIRAAGAKAHYATNTIMKCIQYIDTEVLKELMPKVIELIKTSVGFGTKIACSHFIICLSAHFKQELQPYTGKLLSALMNGLSDRNTVVTKNYATAIGHIVGSAKESSLNKLFKTLNTWYIERDDTTRLVIGKTLQTINNYNHEILQNYSNIVIPLTFFAMHMPKTQENENMVNLWVHLWNEITPGTESGIRRNIETITELLRSSLESSSWNAKSQAANAVHTLAEKLGSDIDPSVRNTLLKVLTDGLRGRTWDGKDRLLDALATLTCNSKQALKEDPETCTVIVQVLLRESKKEALEYRRYALQVFGMVLHELDIDQFKEIYDMAEEIWTTLPKKDENESLISDEKVKRDDNIMKLNETVYGILGKAWPASSKETQDKYCVKFITHYGTTFPVQSTHIQMSMLTTLNLFVDKLALLKVNSSELSIKDKEMLDLTCETLNKIIKYSIGISYTRIRKEALNIAVSLGKKLRDTENIKQFEQMTVIFQEIMPQLTKDNAEIQIRLMYIKEIFKL; encoded by the exons ATGGCAGCCTCTACGAAAGAACTGA TCTTGCTGGAGCTAGTGTTTCTCAGATTAGGATCTGCAGAGACTGATGAACAACTACAGAAATCAGTCTGCAAATTTTTGCCTCCAATATTGCTTAAGTTATCTAGTTCACAAGAGGTTGTCAGAAAAAGAATAATGGAGTTATTAATCCATATAAATAGAAGAGTAAAGAGTAGACCTCAGGTTCAGTTACCAGTTGAGGCACTTCTACTACAATATCAAGACCCAGCTGCTAGTTCATTTGTAATT AATTTTACAATAATATACATAAAACTAGGATACCCTAGGATGGAAATGCATGAGCAAGTCAAGTTAGTTCCAAGCGTACTAAATGCTATTGAAGGAAAACCAATGTCTCACCAAGATAG cTTGATGCTTATAATTATGCCTGTGTTGGGCCATTTTAATGTCCCTATGAATCCAATTAAACAGACATCTCTTCTTGGTTTGCAAGATAAACCTTATGTAGCAAAACAGTTGCTTAAGTTTATGCTTGATGTATTATTATTACCTTATGA ATATGTAGGACAAATGTCAAATCAACAACCAGGTCAACCAATTGATTGGTCACAATTTCCTGTGCCACCAGGATTAAGTGAATATGCATTTAAGCGAGTGATCGGCGAAAATCCGCCAACAGTAGAACAGCTTGAACAAATAAAGCTGGGAATTGTTAAATTTCTAGCTGCTGGATTTTTTCCTGATTCAGATATTCTCATACATGTGATAGTAGCAGATGCAGATACTAGATTTCGTGTTGCTATTGCAGGAGAGTTGACATTGAAAATGATTGTTAA TACATTAGACTGGTCCTCAATGCAGTTAGCTGTGCCACTTTATACATTATTTTTGGGTACTGATGCTTTAGCTACACAAAAAGAAGTTAAACCAGAAGTAAAACGACAACCTGCAAGTATCCGAATTCGTCTTAAACTGATGCATCATCTTTGTCATGTAACTAAAGATGGTTTTATTATACCGCCATGTATTCAG GTAGTTTTCGATTCACTTTATGGAAAAAATACCAACACAAAATTAAAATCAATGGCATTGCAATTTGCAGCAAATATTgtacaaca GTGTAGCCTTGCACCACTAGCTCGTGTGGGTGGAGTTATGTTAGATGGTATGATAAAATTGATTTCTGAAGGAGCCGATTTTCGTCATATAATAATGGCATGTACTGTTGTTAAGTTATTGGTACAAAGAATTCCGTCACTGATCAACAAAGCTTCTGATTTATTGCGTAAATCATTTGATACACTTGTGTCG ATGGAGGGTGATTTTCAAAGAGAAATGCGGGATGCGCTGATTTCCGTAACGTCTGCATTTGTACTTAATAAAGACGATGAAGCTAATATAGCTTTAGTGAATGATTTATTGGCCACTTACGTTGAATCACCAGAATTTAATGTCAG ATACATGGCTATGCATTATGCTGCAAACATATTTCCTTCTGAAGATGCACCTTCTCGTTATCTTTTGTTGTTAGCATGCGGAGATGATAAAGATGAAATACGTACCGAAGCTATGAATGCTTTGTATAGTGTTATGCATACAAATGAGAGCGGTAAACAGGATGGTAATCAAATTTTGTTACCAGATTTTCAAAAActtgttatttatatttattcaaaGATGCAGGCGAGAATGCCCACTTCTAATAGTGGAAAAGTGAATGTTGAAAGTAAAGTACTTCCTTATAGTGTCACTATTCTTACTCAG ATGATTACTTATCTTCGTCTTTGTTTAGCAAAAAGTGCTAATGTTACTGTATATAATGAATCGTTACAGTATTCTGACGAAAGTACACCGTTAATTGCACGTTATTTAGAAAATCTGTACAAAGATCAACCAGAaacgttaaataattatttagatATGATTTTAATTCTTAATCACGCATCTGCag ATCAGTCATCTCTACAAGCTTTATTGGAAGTGATTGATTCTGTCCCACAATATGTAACAAAAATTTATGAGAAAGAACTGTCATGGCTTCATACTTTAATTGTATCTACCAAGTCAAATGTAAGAGAATTAGCTGCTAAAATTTATAGTGTAATGACTGCTCAGCTTTCCATAAACGACTTTGAGACTCAAATTTCCGAAATTATGAACATTATGAATAAGAAGAATTTGGAAGCACAACATGGAGCATTATTGACCTTAACATACATGATGGAGAGGAGAATAATTTTTAGCAAAACTGATACAAATAATGCTGTATTTAATTTAGATATTTATGTTAATGTTGTGAAAatgatat atACTTACCTTCGCGATGGTACAATTCTGTTGATGGATGCTGCAATTCAAAGTATTGGTATTTTGGGAAAAACATGTAGTTTACCATTACCTAATGAAGGTGAAGATGAACCAAATAAGAAGGCAATTGTAGAAATACTATTTTCTCTATCGAATAATGTAAAATTAAACTCTAag ATAAAAGAAAAAGCCATTCTCTCGTTAGGATATTTGTGCATAGGAGAAGATTTTCCACATACTacagaaatagtaaataaaataatttctatgGTTAAAGAG ACAAAAGACATTGAAATGCACTTAGTTATGGGAGAAGCATTGGTTTGTTGTGTTCAAGGTCAAGCATCTCCAGAGCATGAAGTACATTATAGTAACGCCAGTACTGAACTTTTAATACGTACATTAGATGAATTACTTAGAATACATAAAGATCCACATCCTAATTTAAGACAG gcGGTCTGTGTATGGTTATTAGCACTTTTAAAACATAATATCCGGAGAGAATGTATTAAAGAGAGGTTTTCGTTATTGCACAGCGCATTCATGAATTTTCTTTCAGATGACAGTG ATATAGTACAGGACATAGCTGCAAAAGGCCTTAGTTTGATACATATTAATAGtacgaaagaagaaaaagaatttttaatttctagtaTATTAGAGCAATTTACAAAAGGACATAAAGCTGTGCAACAAGTTACACCTGATACAAAATTATTTGAAGAAGGTCAACTGGGAAAATCTCCAACaaa TGGGAATTTATCAACGTATaaagaaatttgttctctgGCTACAGAATTacaaaaaccagatttaatatattatttcatGCACATAGCAAATCATAATGCAGTATGGACGTCTAAGAAAGGCGCTGCATTTGGATTTGCAGAGATTGCTAAAGTAGCAAATGATGAATTAAATAAGTATTTGCCCAGTATAATTCCATGTTTATATAGATATCAGTTCGATCCCACGCCTAAAATTCAACAGAGTATGTCTAGTATTTGGCGCTCAATTGTTCCGTCAACGAGTAAAGCT ATCGAACAATATCATAAAGAAATATTGAATGATATAACTAACAATTTATTGAATCACGAATGGAGAGTGCGTATCAGTTGTTGTAATGCGCTTGCAGATTTATTAAGAGTAAACGTTTGTTTTGATCTAGCAGAATGTGCGCCTGAATtatggaaaaaattatttcgagtAATGGACGACATTCATGAGGGTACCCGATTAGCAGCCACAAATACAACTGAAATGCTTAGTAAA gtTTGTATTCGATATTCCGATGCTTCTTACGGTAAAGAGGGAGAAAAACTTATACAAGCAATACTACCAGTATTATTAGATATTGGAATTATTCATGTTTTGAGTACTGTAAGGTCAGTGTCCCTGCAAACAGTGTCGCAATTAGTTTCGAGCGCTGGTAGTTTGCTTAAACGGTCTCTAGTCATTTTAATTCCTGCTCTTTTGACTACGACTGGAGAATCGGAAAATCCTAAGGCTTTGTATTTATGTAACTTCTATGCAGCAAAATCAGGGACACGGGACGCTATTGATGATATTAGAGCTGCTGGTGCTAAAGCGCATTATGCTACTAATACAATAATGAAA TGCATACAGTATATTGACACAGAGGTTTTAAAGGAATTAATGCCAAAAGTGATTGAATTAATTAAAACTAGTGTGGGATTTGGAACAAAAATTGCTTGTTCGCATTTTATAATTTGTCTAAGTGCTCACTTTAAACAAGAATTGCAACCTTATACTG GTAAACTGTTATCGGCTTTAATGAACGGTCTATCGGATCGTAATACTGTTGTTACAAAAAATTATGCGACCGCTATTGGACATATAGTTGGATCAGCAAAAGAATCAAgtcttaataaattatttaaaacgctTAACACGTGGTATATAGAACGAG ATGACACAACTAGATTAGTAATTGGAAAAACACTGCAAACTATAAACAATTATAATCATGAGATATtacaaaattattcaaatattgTTATACCTCTTACATTTTTTGCAATGCATATGCCCAAAACACAAG AGAATGAAAATATGGTTAATTTATGGGTTCATTTATGGAACGAGATAACTCCGGGTACTGAAAGCGGAATCAGGCGAAACATAGAAACAATAACAGAACTTTTACGTTCATCTCTGGAATCGTCATCGTGGAATGCAAAATCCCAAGCAGCAAATGCAGTTCATACCTTAGCTGAAAAATTAGGCAGCGATATTGACCCATCTGTGAGGAATACATTGTTAAAAGTGTTAACGGATGGCTTACGTGGAAGAACTTGGGATGGAAAGGACCGACTACTAGATGCGCTCGCTACGTTAACATGCAATAGCAA ACAAGCTCTCAAAGAGGACCCTGAAACATGTACTGTTATAGTACAGGTGTTACTTAGAGAAAGTAAGAAGGAAGCTTTAGAATACCGTCGTTACGCATTACAAGTATTTGGTATGGTCTTGCACGAATTGGATATTGATCAATTTAAAGAGATATACGATATGGCTGAAGAAATTTGGACAACG TTACCAAAGAAGGACGAAAATGAGTCACTAATCTCTGATGAGAAAGTAAAAAGAGATGATAACATTATGAAATTAAACGAAACCGTATATGGGATACTTGGAAAAGCATGGCCTGCATCCTCTAAAGAGACTCAAG ATAAATATTGTGTAAAATTTATAACCCattatggtacaacatttcctGTGCAGTCTACACATATTCAAATGTCAATGTTGACAACACTTAACTTATTTGTTGATAAACTTGCCTTGCTCAAAGTGAATAGTTCAGAATTGTCAATCAAAGACAAAGAAATGTTGGATTTGACTTGTGAAACGCttaacaaaataataaaatatagtatAG GTATTTCGTATACCAGAATAAGGAAAGAAGCTTTAAACATAGCTGTATCTCTTGGTAAGAAATTACGTGATactgaaaatattaaacaatttgAACAAATGACCGTAATATTCCAAGAAATTATGCCACAATTAACGAAGGATAATGCAGAAATTCAAATTAGGCTTATGTAtatcaaagaaatatttaaattatga